The Hydrotalea sp. genomic interval TGGCGTAATGATTATTCAATCACAATATGCCAATGGCGATAGACAAAGAACACTAAACGTAAAGGAGTTTCGAGGCTTTGCACTGCCGGATGACCATGCGCCATTGATAGCCATTAATTCAAACGATTCGCCAAAAGCCCAGCTTTTCACATTGATACATGAATTTTGTCATTTGCTGTTGGGGCAAAGCGGTATCTGCCATTCGGGATTGGAACACAAAACAGAAGATTATATGGCGATAGAAAGATTTTGCAACGATGTTGCGGCGGAATTTTTAGTTCCCACCCAGTCTCCTATTTTTGAAAAGTCATGGGAAGAAGTGAGAAAAGAATATTATAAAAAGGATTTCGTTGATGAATACAATGTTAGCCTGTTGGTGCTTGCGCGTCGTTTTTATACTATCGGTAAAATCGATTGGCACGAATATCATCAATTTTATGAAGATAGCTATCAAAGATATTATGAAGCGAAAAAATTAGAAAAAGAAAAAAGCCGGCAGAAAATCGAAGCAAAGAAACAAGAAGCTCTGGCGCGAGGGGAGCAACCAGCAGGATTTGCCGTTGCAGTCTCTCATAAAGCGCGCTTAGGGGGATTGCTTTACGATTATCTAAGAAGTTTATACCTCCAAGACGAAATCGATTATGCGAAAATAAATAATGTTTTCCACATACCTGCATGGGATGCGTTCTTTAGAAATAATCCTTATAAGGATGCCCCAACCGAGCAAGAATAAACATGTCAAAATATTTATTGGACACCAATTTTTTTATAGGCGGCGATAATTTTTTACCAAAAACATATCGATTGGGGAGAGAATTTTGGGACAAAATTGATGGCTTTGACACGTCAACAGCCGACCATTTTTCATGCAAGCAAGTGTATGACGAAATTACCAAAGAACCTCTCAAGACCTGGAAAAGAAGCAAAAAGAACTATTTATTTAAAATGGATTTATTATCAGATAGTAATGTTTTAGCAGAAGCAAGTAGGATATTAAATAAAATACCTGAATTTATTAGAAAAAATGAAGAAGTCGAAAAACACCTATTAAAAACAGATATTTATTTAATAGCTTATG includes:
- a CDS encoding ImmA/IrrE family metallo-endopeptidase, which gives rise to MADALKKLNINKEKYDNLISGQEHPSLPLAKKIAHQAHIPLVYLGLEKVPDENIEKIVRDFRTIGSNPPPKTSANLYDFVREVDYYQDFYRQYAANRGTAKVLKNFAQGDKNGIVRYMREVLSTNLHGRTKNILKKYINNLESRGVMIIQSQYANGDRQRTLNVKEFRGFALPDDHAPLIAINSNDSPKAQLFTLIHEFCHLLLGQSGICHSGLEHKTEDYMAIERFCNDVAAEFLVPTQSPIFEKSWEEVRKEYYKKDFVDEYNVSLLVLARRFYTIGKIDWHEYHQFYEDSYQRYYEAKKLEKEKSRQKIEAKKQEALARGEQPAGFAVAVSHKARLGGLLYDYLRSLYLQDEIDYAKINNVFHIPAWDAFFRNNPYKDAPTEQE
- a CDS encoding DUF4411 family protein, with the translated sequence MSKYLLDTNFFIGGDNFLPKTYRLGREFWDKIDGFDTSTADHFSCKQVYDEITKEPLKTWKRSKKNYLFKMDLLSDSNVLAEASRILNKIPEFIRKNEEVEKHLLKTDIYLIAYAKITPNIILVSNDYFLLKGKDDAGNEYKKPNGGYYSLLDPEFFDIKSRVIGTKEFLPIIFP